In Perca fluviatilis chromosome 11, GENO_Pfluv_1.0, whole genome shotgun sequence, the following proteins share a genomic window:
- the LOC120567607 gene encoding SH2 domain-containing protein 1A-like isoform X1, whose amino-acid sequence MDVWTQFACGASRGFRGKGSLSTNNLGQNGVPVSEANMEREGMLVRSIYYGRIGSGATERLLERFGHDGSFLLRDSETVQGAYCLCVRRAPFVHTYRIVRSAEGWCLQDLGVRLRLSFRNLETLIESYRRGTGSDVGIAPLTNPLDKTQLQYTSFGQEFIYMETCNSSSSVY is encoded by the exons ATGGATGTCTGGACCCAGTTTGCCTGTGGTGCAAGTAGAGGTTTTAGAGGAAAAGGATCACTCAGTACGAACAATCTCGGGCAGAATG GGGTGCCAGTCTCAGAGGCAAACATGGAGAGGGAAGGGATGCTGGTCCGGTCTATTTACTACGGGAGAATTGGAAGCGGAGCCACAGAGAGGCTGCTGGAGAGGTTTGGACATGATGGCAGCTTTCTGCTGAGGGACAGTGAGACCGTGCAGGGGGcctactgtctgtgtgtgag GAGAGCGCCGTTTGTGCACACCTACAGGATTGTACGCTCCGCTGAGGGCTGGTGTCTTCAG GATTTAGGAGTCAGACTGCGTCTGAGTTTTCGGAACCTGGAAACACTGATAGAGAGCTACAGAAGGGGTACAGGCTCAGATGTCGGTATAGCCCCCCTCACAAACCCACTGGACAAAACCCAGCTACAGTACACCAGCTTTGGACAAG AGTTTATCTACATGGAAACGTGTAACAGCAGCAGCTCGGTCTATTGA
- the LOC120567607 gene encoding SH2 domain-containing protein 1A-like isoform X2 yields the protein MEREGMLVRSIYYGRIGSGATERLLERFGHDGSFLLRDSETVQGAYCLCVRRAPFVHTYRIVRSAEGWCLQDLGVRLRLSFRNLETLIESYRRGTGSDVGIAPLTNPLDKTQLQYTSFGQEFIYMETCNSSSSVY from the exons ATGGAGAGGGAAGGGATGCTGGTCCGGTCTATTTACTACGGGAGAATTGGAAGCGGAGCCACAGAGAGGCTGCTGGAGAGGTTTGGACATGATGGCAGCTTTCTGCTGAGGGACAGTGAGACCGTGCAGGGGGcctactgtctgtgtgtgag GAGAGCGCCGTTTGTGCACACCTACAGGATTGTACGCTCCGCTGAGGGCTGGTGTCTTCAG GATTTAGGAGTCAGACTGCGTCTGAGTTTTCGGAACCTGGAAACACTGATAGAGAGCTACAGAAGGGGTACAGGCTCAGATGTCGGTATAGCCCCCCTCACAAACCCACTGGACAAAACCCAGCTACAGTACACCAGCTTTGGACAAG AGTTTATCTACATGGAAACGTGTAACAGCAGCAGCTCGGTCTATTGA
- the LOC120568781 gene encoding uncharacterized protein CXorf38-like isoform X2, translated as MVGEELAVRLNDKEYKNWLKAGRCLLILKDGLHPFITDHLSSACRVCSEWQTVILKHHRQPDSTVNWDNCFPPNWRTDHWELAKAYMPRGQGKVKGADQCDASALLNLINYCDCFCSVDPKFVREVIRFRNELMHSYEFRVTDEWMRQYQTTVKKLVRQFRHVPQMAKVGQQIEEMLSVDLSICVSGLDQMDSTTLYGIECDSVSQWEASADLICQWEAELLQESLQELLHAADDDTKTPDTEQLKRLGGFLQTNRDLSERFSEELRTINSLEAGE; from the exons ATGGTTGGCGAGGAGCTGGCGGTACGTCTCAACGACAAGGAGTATAAAAACTGGCTGAAAGCTGGACGGTGTCTTCTCATACTGAAGGATGGCCTGCATCCCTTCATAACCGACCAC CTTTCCTCAGCATGCAGGGTGTGTTCCGAGTGGCAGACAGTGATCCTAAAACACCACAGACAGCCAGATTCCACAGTGAACTGGGACAACTGTTTCCCTCCCAACTGGAGAACAGACCACTGGGAACTGGCCAAG gcctacatgccaCGGGGTCAGGGGAAGGTCAAGGGGGCAGATCAATGCGATGCCTCGGCTCTGCTCAACCTAATCAACTACTGTGATTGTTTCTGCTCTGTGGATCCAAAATTTGTGAGAGAG GTGATCCGGTTCAGGAACGAGTTGATGCACTCTTATGAGTTCCGTGTGACGGATGAATGGATGAGGCAATACCAGACCACTGTGAAAAAGCTTGTGCGGCAGTTCAGACACGTACCACAGATGGCAAAAGTTGGCCAACAGATCGAGGAG ATGCTCAGCGTTGACTTGTCAATATGTGTCTCTGGTTTGGACCAAATGGATTCTACTACCCTGTATGGAATAGAGTGTGATTCTGTCAGCCAATGGGAGGCCAGCGCTGACTTAATCTGCCAATGGGAGGCTGAGTTGCTACAAGAGAGTCTGCAGGAGTTACTACATGCTGCTGATGATGATACAAAGACACCG GACACTGAGCAGCTGAAGAGGCTGGGTGGTTTCCTGCAGACCAACAGAGACCTGAGTGAGAGGTTTTCTGAAGAGCTCCGAACCATCAACTCACTAGAGGCCGGAGAATAA
- the LOC120568781 gene encoding uncharacterized protein CXorf38-like isoform X1, whose protein sequence is MVGEELAVRLNDKEYKNWLKAGRCLLILKDGLHPFITDHVRAFHRDLLNQNTLLRKPCVTSCKPRGNRLSSACRVCSEWQTVILKHHRQPDSTVNWDNCFPPNWRTDHWELAKAYMPRGQGKVKGADQCDASALLNLINYCDCFCSVDPKFVREVIRFRNELMHSYEFRVTDEWMRQYQTTVKKLVRQFRHVPQMAKVGQQIEEMLSVDLSICVSGLDQMDSTTLYGIECDSVSQWEASADLICQWEAELLQESLQELLHAADDDTKTPDTEQLKRLGGFLQTNRDLSERFSEELRTINSLEAGE, encoded by the exons ATGGTTGGCGAGGAGCTGGCGGTACGTCTCAACGACAAGGAGTATAAAAACTGGCTGAAAGCTGGACGGTGTCTTCTCATACTGAAGGATGGCCTGCATCCCTTCATAACCGACCACGTGAGAGCTTTCCACCGAGATCTGCTTAATCAAAACACTCTGCTACGGAAACCGTGTGTGACTTCTTGCAAACCCAGAGGGAATAGG CTTTCCTCAGCATGCAGGGTGTGTTCCGAGTGGCAGACAGTGATCCTAAAACACCACAGACAGCCAGATTCCACAGTGAACTGGGACAACTGTTTCCCTCCCAACTGGAGAACAGACCACTGGGAACTGGCCAAG gcctacatgccaCGGGGTCAGGGGAAGGTCAAGGGGGCAGATCAATGCGATGCCTCGGCTCTGCTCAACCTAATCAACTACTGTGATTGTTTCTGCTCTGTGGATCCAAAATTTGTGAGAGAG GTGATCCGGTTCAGGAACGAGTTGATGCACTCTTATGAGTTCCGTGTGACGGATGAATGGATGAGGCAATACCAGACCACTGTGAAAAAGCTTGTGCGGCAGTTCAGACACGTACCACAGATGGCAAAAGTTGGCCAACAGATCGAGGAG ATGCTCAGCGTTGACTTGTCAATATGTGTCTCTGGTTTGGACCAAATGGATTCTACTACCCTGTATGGAATAGAGTGTGATTCTGTCAGCCAATGGGAGGCCAGCGCTGACTTAATCTGCCAATGGGAGGCTGAGTTGCTACAAGAGAGTCTGCAGGAGTTACTACATGCTGCTGATGATGATACAAAGACACCG GACACTGAGCAGCTGAAGAGGCTGGGTGGTTTCCTGCAGACCAACAGAGACCTGAGTGAGAGGTTTTCTGAAGAGCTCCGAACCATCAACTCACTAGAGGCCGGAGAATAA